One genomic segment of Flagellimonas marinaquae includes these proteins:
- a CDS encoding DUF5916 domain-containing protein produces MLKKCIVLAAILLPFALLSQTDHKSFTVKYVDDLVKVDGILDESVWEIAENADDFHQYFPSDTTLAFQQTQIKMVYNNTTLFIGIKLYTEGDNYVIPSLQRDYRAGGNDNISLMFDTFNDGTNAFLFGMNPYGVRREALISNGGSGPNGFTTSWDVKWQGEAKLYDGYYICELAIPLTSFKFKQGETKWRFNSYRFDMQTNETSTWMKIPQNQLVYSLAFMGDMVFEKPLGKSRTPMALIPYANGIIAKDYENNEDLSRMGFGGDAKISIGNGMNLDVTLNPDFSNVEVDNFVTNLTRFEVSLPERRQFFIDNSDLFGSFGNERDSNPFFSRRIGIAEDKDGETIENGIIGGVRLSGKLNNNWRLGLLNIQTEEDEINEIPSNNNTVLALQKKMFSRSNLSFLFVNRQTFGDYDFVDPMDRYNRVVGLDYNLASKNNIWTGKFFYHKAFAHDIGDRNDSGGMDLQYNSRYFNFGLRGNFVGNDFRSDLGFIRREDIVAARPFVEFNFWPSKGKVNTHGFRFSPNFIWRPTLDYQNTDYTIFTQWQAEFTSQEKLAFRLFNRYTYLTDTFDPTGTDGGVELLGDNGYHYTSFEVSFESDRRKVFSYNLEPGYGEFYNGTRYVFEGDMSLRLQPTVFLSLGVIYNSIKLPEPYESEDILLLSPRINITFNKSIFWSTLIQYGNQLDNLGFNSRLQWRFAPLSDLFLVYNDNYFVNSFMPRSRSINLKLTYWLNI; encoded by the coding sequence ATGTTAAAAAAATGTATTGTACTTGCTGCAATTCTTCTGCCTTTCGCCTTACTTTCTCAAACAGACCATAAAAGTTTTACCGTAAAATATGTCGACGACCTAGTCAAAGTAGATGGTATCTTAGATGAAAGTGTTTGGGAGATTGCAGAAAATGCAGACGATTTCCATCAATATTTTCCATCCGACACCACCCTCGCCTTCCAGCAGACCCAGATCAAAATGGTCTACAATAACACTACACTATTTATTGGTATTAAATTATATACAGAGGGCGACAATTATGTGATACCCTCACTACAAAGAGATTACAGGGCAGGAGGAAATGACAACATTAGTTTAATGTTCGATACTTTTAACGACGGTACCAACGCATTCCTGTTTGGAATGAATCCTTATGGAGTCCGAAGGGAAGCTTTGATATCCAACGGCGGGTCTGGTCCAAATGGGTTCACCACCTCTTGGGACGTAAAATGGCAAGGCGAAGCCAAATTGTACGATGGCTACTACATCTGCGAACTTGCCATTCCATTAACTTCCTTCAAATTTAAACAGGGTGAGACCAAATGGCGGTTCAACAGCTACCGTTTTGATATGCAGACCAACGAAACCAGTACCTGGATGAAAATTCCACAAAACCAACTTGTATACAGTTTGGCTTTTATGGGAGATATGGTGTTTGAAAAACCATTGGGAAAATCCAGGACTCCAATGGCATTGATACCTTATGCCAATGGGATAATTGCCAAAGACTACGAAAACAATGAAGATCTAAGCAGAATGGGCTTTGGTGGAGATGCAAAAATCTCCATAGGAAACGGCATGAATCTCGATGTAACCCTAAACCCGGATTTCTCCAATGTGGAAGTCGATAATTTTGTTACCAACTTAACCCGATTTGAGGTTTCTTTACCAGAGAGAAGACAATTTTTTATAGATAACAGTGACCTTTTTGGTTCCTTCGGGAACGAAAGGGATTCCAATCCATTTTTCTCCAGAAGAATTGGAATTGCAGAGGACAAAGATGGTGAAACCATAGAAAATGGGATTATAGGCGGGGTTAGATTAAGTGGGAAGTTGAACAACAACTGGAGGTTGGGCCTACTCAATATCCAAACGGAAGAAGACGAGATCAACGAGATACCCAGTAACAACAACACCGTACTCGCGTTGCAAAAGAAAATGTTTTCAAGATCCAATTTAAGCTTCCTTTTTGTTAACCGACAAACTTTTGGGGATTACGACTTTGTGGACCCCATGGACCGGTACAACCGTGTGGTGGGACTGGACTACAACCTTGCATCAAAAAACAATATTTGGACAGGCAAGTTTTTTTACCATAAGGCCTTTGCCCACGATATTGGGGACCGTAACGACTCAGGCGGCATGGACCTCCAATACAACTCCAGATACTTCAACTTTGGGTTACGCGGAAATTTTGTCGGGAATGATTTTAGGTCGGACCTCGGCTTTATCCGAAGAGAGGACATTGTTGCTGCAAGGCCTTTTGTGGAATTTAATTTTTGGCCCAGCAAAGGAAAGGTGAATACCCATGGTTTCCGGTTTAGCCCCAACTTTATATGGAGACCTACCTTGGACTACCAAAATACAGATTATACTATTTTTACCCAGTGGCAAGCAGAGTTTACCTCACAAGAAAAATTGGCCTTTCGTTTGTTCAATCGGTACACTTACCTCACCGACACCTTTGATCCAACCGGCACCGATGGCGGAGTAGAACTTTTAGGAGACAATGGATACCATTATACCAGTTTTGAAGTATCTTTTGAAAGTGACCGTAGAAAAGTCTTTTCATACAATCTTGAACCCGGATACGGCGAATTTTACAATGGAACACGATATGTCTTCGAAGGGGACATGAGCCTGAGGCTTCAACCGACGGTATTCCTTTCTTTAGGGGTTATATATAACAGTATAAAATTGCCAGAACCTTATGAGAGCGAGGACATCTTATTGTTAAGTCCAAGAATAAACATTACGTTCAACAAATCCATTTTTTGGTCCACTTTGATCCAATATGGAAACCAATTGGATAATCTTGGATTCAATTCGAGGCTACAATGGAGATTTGCACCGCTTTCCGACCTGTTTCTGGTATATAACGACAATTACTTTGTAAACTCGTTTATGCCCCGAAGCCGGTCCATTAATCTTAAGTTGACCTATTGGCTCAACATTTAA
- a CDS encoding SIR2 family NAD-dependent protein deacylase — protein sequence MSRQKIVVLTGAGMSAESGLKTFRDENGLWEGHDVMQVASPEGFAKNPALVLEFYNQRRRQLLDVAPNQGHLALARLEQTFDVSIVTQNVDNLHEQAGSSHVVHLHGELFKVRSTRNENYILDWTGDLVLGDSDENGHQLRPHIVWFGEMVPMLETAAQITQQAEILIIVGTSMQVYPAASLIHYAPSNTPIYFIDPRPNIRTSDFENLTIIPKTAAEGVPTLVEHLFNR from the coding sequence ATGTCGAGGCAAAAGATCGTAGTACTTACCGGAGCGGGAATGAGCGCCGAAAGCGGCCTAAAAACCTTTCGTGATGAAAACGGACTATGGGAAGGACACGATGTAATGCAGGTTGCATCTCCGGAGGGTTTTGCCAAAAATCCGGCATTGGTGTTGGAATTCTACAACCAACGTAGGCGACAATTGTTGGATGTGGCACCGAACCAAGGTCATTTGGCATTGGCACGGTTGGAGCAAACTTTCGATGTTAGTATTGTTACGCAAAATGTTGATAATTTACACGAGCAGGCCGGCAGCTCACACGTGGTCCATTTGCACGGAGAATTGTTCAAAGTAAGAAGTACAAGGAACGAAAATTATATTTTGGATTGGACAGGAGACTTGGTACTAGGGGATTCCGATGAAAACGGACATCAACTACGACCACATATTGTTTGGTTCGGCGAAATGGTCCCAATGCTGGAAACTGCGGCTCAAATTACGCAACAGGCCGAAATTTTGATCATCGTAGGCACCTCCATGCAAGTGTATCCTGCGGCAAGTTTAATACACTACGCCCCCAGCAATACCCCAATTTATTTTATAGACCCAAGGCCCAATATCCGTACATCGGATTTTGAGAACCTCACTATAATCCCAAAAACCGCTGCCGAAGGAGTTCCCACTTTAGTGGAACATCTTTTTAATAGGTAG
- a CDS encoding heme-binding domain-containing protein: MKIVKKIAIALLVVLIGMQFYRPEKNISEGDYVAAFEAETKPSREVKQILKTACYDCHSANTEYPWYNTIAPVSYWLADHIEDGKKHLDFSDWQNYDEKKKDHKLEELIEEVKGGSMPLNEYTWTHADAKLSEEQISALVSWAEKTRATY, encoded by the coding sequence ATGAAAATAGTAAAAAAAATAGCAATTGCCCTATTGGTGGTTTTGATAGGAATGCAATTTTATCGTCCTGAAAAAAATATCTCCGAAGGGGACTATGTTGCCGCCTTTGAAGCTGAAACAAAGCCCTCCCGGGAGGTGAAGCAAATTCTGAAAACAGCTTGCTACGATTGTCACAGTGCGAATACCGAGTACCCTTGGTACAATACTATTGCTCCGGTCTCGTATTGGCTGGCCGACCATATTGAAGATGGTAAAAAACATTTGGATTTTTCCGATTGGCAGAATTATGACGAGAAGAAAAAAGACCACAAATTGGAAGAGCTCATAGAGGAAGTAAAAGGGGGCAGTATGCCGTTGAACGAGTACACTTGGACACATGCCGATGCCAAATTGTCCGAGGAGCAGATCAGTGCATTGGTAAGTTGGGCAGAAAAGACCAGGGCTACCTATTAA
- the purB gene encoding adenylosuccinate lyase, whose product MSLTPLNAISPIDGRYRNKTESLKDYFSEEALIKYRVQVEIEYFIALCEIPLQQLADFNQGLFPELQKIYQDFSAEDAQAIKDIEKTTNHDVKAVEYFIKQKFDALDLQKYKEFIHFGLTSQDINNTAVPLSIKEAMNNVYVPSYLEVFDKLKELAKEWENIPMLARTHGQPASPTRLGKEFDVFVERFKEQFNLLNDIPSAAKFGGATGNYNAHKVAYPNNDWRAFGKQFVQEKLGLHHSFPTTQIEHYDHMAALFDCLKRINTILIDLDRDIWTYISMDYFKQKIKKGEVGSSAMPHKVNPIDFENSEGNLGLANAIFEHLSAKLPISRLQRDLTDSTVLRNVGVPFAHTIVGFQSTLKGLNKLVLNQAKFEQDLEDNWAVVAEAIQTILRREGYPNPYEALKGLTRTNEKINQKSIADFIETLEVSDTIKTELKQITPANYTGV is encoded by the coding sequence ATGTCATTGACACCACTAAACGCCATTTCGCCGATCGACGGTAGATATAGAAATAAAACCGAAAGTTTAAAAGATTACTTTTCCGAAGAAGCCTTGATCAAATATCGCGTCCAGGTAGAAATCGAATACTTTATTGCGCTTTGTGAGATCCCTTTGCAACAATTGGCCGATTTTAACCAGGGACTGTTCCCAGAATTACAGAAAATCTATCAAGATTTTTCCGCGGAAGATGCACAGGCCATCAAGGACATTGAAAAAACCACCAACCACGATGTTAAAGCAGTGGAATATTTCATCAAACAAAAGTTTGATGCATTGGACCTTCAAAAATACAAGGAGTTTATCCACTTTGGGTTGACCTCGCAAGACATTAACAATACGGCTGTCCCCCTCTCCATCAAAGAAGCCATGAACAATGTGTACGTGCCATCATATTTAGAGGTTTTTGATAAATTGAAGGAGCTGGCCAAGGAATGGGAAAACATCCCTATGTTGGCACGCACGCACGGACAACCTGCCTCCCCTACGCGTTTAGGCAAGGAATTCGATGTTTTTGTAGAGCGTTTTAAAGAGCAGTTCAATTTATTGAACGATATTCCAAGTGCAGCCAAGTTTGGCGGTGCTACAGGAAACTATAACGCTCACAAAGTTGCTTATCCAAACAACGATTGGAGGGCATTCGGAAAACAGTTCGTGCAGGAAAAACTGGGGTTGCACCACTCCTTTCCCACCACCCAAATTGAACATTACGACCATATGGCCGCCCTGTTCGATTGCCTTAAACGAATCAACACTATCTTAATTGATCTAGACAGAGATATCTGGACCTATATTTCCATGGATTACTTTAAACAGAAAATCAAAAAAGGAGAGGTTGGCTCATCGGCCATGCCGCACAAGGTAAACCCTATTGATTTTGAGAATTCCGAAGGTAACTTGGGCTTGGCCAATGCCATTTTTGAGCATTTATCTGCTAAATTGCCAATTTCACGCCTACAACGCGACCTTACGGATAGTACGGTTTTAAGAAATGTGGGAGTCCCTTTCGCACATACCATTGTTGGTTTTCAATCCACTTTAAAAGGATTGAACAAATTGGTGCTAAATCAAGCTAAGTTTGAGCAGGATTTGGAGGATAACTGGGCCGTGGTCGCAGAGGCCATTCAGACTATTTTACGAAGGGAGGGCTACCCGAACCCCTACGAAGCTTTAAAAGGTCTGACCCGTACCAACGAGAAAATCAACCAGAAATCCATTGCCGATTTTATAGAAACCTTAGAGGTATCGGATACCATTAAAACTGAACTGAAACAAATAACCCCAGCGAATTATACCGGGGTTTAG
- a CDS encoding DUF1963 domain-containing protein — MDGPELLNKYYYLIKKRTKLIPKDQVGWSKNILATRFGGQPTGKIGVQWPICEVCDKPMTFIGQVYSSSYLHTSPFHFFSFFYCHSCNTANSRISASDNDAADGALGWKIFAYEELKTEDACLIPLPDYGDPKELMIKEQQVESILEDSFPDFVGLKLYIPIIWNNIDKLIDPETNRVSKDYWDKVEQIEKAAGKLVGIEQKPYLRNKGVMLGGYPNWCNGPDETPNCPICESPMDLLLQISPSQIVKYNWGDCWTLYIFYCTKHKQQFSLHFQGT, encoded by the coding sequence ATGGATGGGCCGGAGCTTTTAAATAAATATTATTATTTAATTAAAAAACGAACGAAATTAATACCTAAGGACCAAGTAGGTTGGTCCAAGAATATATTGGCCACTCGTTTTGGAGGGCAACCAACAGGGAAAATAGGTGTGCAATGGCCAATTTGTGAAGTATGCGACAAGCCTATGACATTTATTGGACAAGTATATTCATCCTCATATTTACACACTTCTCCGTTCCATTTTTTTTCTTTTTTTTATTGTCATTCTTGTAATACTGCGAATTCTCGAATATCGGCATCGGACAATGACGCAGCAGATGGGGCGTTAGGCTGGAAAATCTTTGCATATGAAGAATTAAAGACCGAAGATGCTTGTTTAATTCCATTACCGGATTATGGTGACCCTAAAGAGTTGATGATCAAAGAGCAACAGGTAGAGTCGATTTTGGAAGACAGTTTTCCTGATTTTGTAGGATTAAAATTGTATATACCCATTATTTGGAATAATATAGACAAATTGATTGACCCTGAGACAAATAGGGTTTCAAAGGATTATTGGGACAAGGTAGAGCAAATTGAAAAAGCTGCTGGCAAGCTAGTTGGTATTGAGCAAAAACCATATTTGAGAAATAAAGGCGTAATGCTCGGAGGGTACCCTAATTGGTGTAATGGACCTGATGAAACACCCAATTGTCCCATATGCGAATCCCCAATGGATCTGTTGTTACAAATTTCACCTTCCCAAATTGTAAAATATAATTGGGGAGATTGCTGGACGCTATATATTTTTTATTGTACCAAACATAAACAGCAATTTTCCTTACATTTTCAAGGAACCTAG